One stretch of Pieris brassicae chromosome 8, ilPieBrab1.1, whole genome shotgun sequence DNA includes these proteins:
- the LOC123712740 gene encoding uncharacterized protein LOC123712740 produces MSLITAEFLNFVKKLEDNDDKLTSISPIERTPEFEFNNSICSVCNGYYGPSFGEPVCVTCHTFLFPEFQSYLPCSYFCTEKTDDGDSGNDEPSDLIFSSEKKSNRTFPIPAWWRIRTSLDSETSPEDDASRASNSGPSGSGSCGSGSAVKDPFIPGYAPPPQPPNLPYTLQALTTPRLPDNLPLGIVEHLPSEVLLCIFRYLDDMSLCACACVCTRWQRLVRARVPLPRWATFTAARWPLFRPMFTDFDWQRKYQSLVESCFCRNCLVQMCVQAAPSGEENAWRWNRLRSELKMLRNDPPEGIAATPLDMKCCHWQASVTGPAGSPYEGGVFFLYVQVPYSYPMSPPVVRFLTRILHPNVSRHGDVGIDSVHHNWSLALTISKVLISIQSLLTDPYTNVCMEPELGEMYVQDRPKFEALARQWTWKYAMLDVLPF; encoded by the exons ATGTCACTAATTACAGCTGAATTTCTTAATTTCGTTAAAAAACTTGAAGATAATGATGACAAATTAACATCTATCTCCCCAATTGAAAGAACACCAGAATTTGAATTCaat AACTCAATATGCTCTGTTTGCAATGGATATTATGGTCCAAGTTTTGGGGAACCAGTATGTGTTACATGCCATACTTTTTTGTTTCCTGAATTCCAATCATATTTGCCTTGTTCATACTTTTGCACTGAAAAGACAGACGATGGAGACTCTGGAAATGATGAACCATCTGACTTAATTTTTAGCTCAGAGAAAAAATCCAACAGAACTTTCCCAATTCCGGCTTGGTGGCGTATTCgg ACATCACTAGACAGTGAAACAAGCCCAGAAGACGATGCCAGCAGAGCTAGTAATTCTGGACCCAGTGGCAGTGGCAGCTGTGGTTCGGGGTCAGCAGTAAAAGACCCATTCATCCCTGGGTATGCCCCTCCACCACAACCACCTAATCTTCCTTACACTCTCCAAGCCTTGACTACTCCTCGTCTTCCGGACAATTTGCCTTTGGGAATTGTTGAACATTTGCCATCAGAAG TGCTACTATGTATATTCCGATATCTTGACGACATGTCGCTCTGCGCCTGCGCATGTGTTTGTACACGTTGGCAGAGGTTGGTCCGCGCTCGTGTTCCACTTCCACGATGGGCCACATTTACAGCTGCCAGATGGCCTCTGTTTAGACCCATGTTTACTGACTTTGATTGGCAACGG aaatacCAATCTTTGGTCGAGTCTTGCTTCTGCCGCAATTGTTTAGTGCAAATGTGTGTCCAAGCCGCACCCAGCGGTGAAGAAAATGCTTGGAGGTGGAATAGACTACGCAGCGAATTAAAG ATGTTACGCAACGACCCTCCCGAAGGCATCGCAGCCACGCCCTTGGACATGAAGTGCTGCCACTGGCAGGCCAGCGTCACCGGACCGGCTGGATCGCCCTACGAAGGCGGTGTCTTCTTTTTATACGTACAAGTGCCCTATTC ataccCTATGAGTCCACCGGTGGTGAGATTCCTAACTCGTATCCTCCACCCAAATGTCTCTCGTCATGGTGATGTGGGAATCGACTCTGTCCACCACAATTGGTCGTTGGCCTTGACTATCAGTAAAGTCCTCATCTCCATTCAGAGCTTACTTACAGACCCTTATACTAAT gtttgTATGGAGCCGGAACTAGGTGAGATGTACGTACAAGATCGTCCAAAGTTCGAAGCTCTCGCGCGACAATGGACCTGGAAGTACGCTATGCTTGATGTGTTGCCATTTTGA
- the LOC123713412 gene encoding polyadenylate-binding protein 2-like has protein sequence MAEHDYLDSMENNHLDGANGSLNMTDNSSGGGDEASGTGLPDIAAIKARVQEMEEEAEKLKQMQTEVDKQMSMGSPPGITSPLNMSLEEKIEADNRSVYVGNVDYGATAEELEQHFHGCGSINRVTILCNKFDGHPKGFAYIEFGDKDSVQTAMAMDESLFRGRQIKVMPKRTNKPGLSSTNRPPRGSRGRGRSYRGGYSPYYASLRPAIRRGRGIRRGSYYNPY, from the exons ATGGCAGAACACGATTATTTAGATTCAATGGAGAACAATCACTTAGATGGAGCCAACGGTTCTCTTAACATGACAGATAATAGCTCGGGC GGTGGTGATGAGGCATCGGGTACAGGTTTACCTGACATAGCAGCTATCAAAGCCCGAGTGCAGGAGATGGAAGAGGAAGCAGagaaactaaaacaaatgcaAACTGAAGTTGATAAACAGATGAGTATGGGAAGCCCGCCTGGAATAA CAAGCCCATTGAATATGTCATTGGAAGAGAAAATAGAAGCCGACAATAGGTCAGTGTATGTTGGTAATGTGGATTATGGAGCAACAGCTGAAGAGTTGGAACAGCATTTTCATGGTTGTGGATCCATTAATag GGTtactattttatgtaataaatttgatgGTCACCCCAAAGGTTTCGCTTATATTGAATTTGGAGACAAAGACAGTGTACAAACTGCAATGGCTATGGATGAATCATTATTTAGAGGCAGACAAATTAAG GTGATGCCTAAGCGCACAAATAAGCCAGGGCTGTCCTCAACCAACCGGCCACCCAGAGGGTCGCGCGGGCGAGGCCGCTCCTACCGCGGCGGCTACTCGCCCTACTACGCCAGCCTCAGACCCGCGATCCGCCGCGGCAG GGGTATAAGGCGGGGATCATACTACAATCCGTACTGA